A genomic stretch from bacterium includes:
- a CDS encoding PorV/PorQ family protein: MLIKIFIFLFVSLFNVRVYADLWWHEFWAKEEVSGLSWLELPVGARDIAMGNACIAVVQDPTANLLNPAGIIENDNWHASFSHTQHFMGIRQEFVGATMKHNSNAYGITFNGMFIDGMELRNEQQATVGEFGAFNYLAGITYARNINAQLNVGVTLKTLYEKIYIYDFKGWAADFGCSYSLLPQLKVAMVFNNIGPSIDSIRIPFVWRIGAGYEKNRLLLSIETSKYVYTKLLNNIGAEYKLNDFLDLRIGYILDNRTENFTTGLGINLKNLHIDYAFKPYGIGLGPTHIFTITK, from the coding sequence ATGTTGATTAAAATATTTATCTTCTTATTTGTTTCTTTATTTAATGTGAGAGTTTATGCAGATTTATGGTGGCATGAATTCTGGGCTAAAGAAGAAGTTTCCGGTTTATCCTGGCTTGAATTACCTGTAGGGGCAAGAGATATCGCAATGGGAAATGCTTGTATTGCCGTAGTTCAGGATCCAACAGCAAATTTATTAAATCCTGCTGGAATTATAGAAAACGATAACTGGCACGCAAGTTTTTCGCACACTCAACATTTTATGGGAATCAGACAAGAATTTGTAGGGGCTACCATGAAACATAATTCAAATGCTTACGGGATTACATTCAATGGTATGTTTATAGATGGTATGGAACTACGTAATGAACAACAAGCTACTGTAGGAGAATTTGGAGCATTTAATTATTTAGCAGGTATTACTTATGCAAGGAATATAAATGCACAATTAAATGTGGGAGTAACGCTTAAAACTCTTTATGAAAAAATATATATTTATGACTTTAAAGGATGGGCAGCAGATTTCGGATGTAGTTATTCATTACTCCCTCAATTAAAAGTTGCTATGGTTTTTAATAATATAGGGCCTTCTATTGATTCTATAAGAATACCTTTTGTATGGAGAATTGGAGCAGGTTATGAAAAGAATAGACTGTTATTATCTATTGAGACGAGTAAGTATGTGTATACTAAATTACTAAACAACATAGGTGCCGAATACAAACTTAATGATTTTCTTGACTTAAGAATAGGTTATATACTTGACAATAGAACGGAAAATTTTACTACAGGTCTTGGAATAAATTTGAAA
- a CDS encoding ABC transporter substrate-binding protein, whose translation MLTILSLLFFNSCKVKVGVNIPLTGPVASYGKYCLEGIKLKADISPGIELVVDDNEADPNNVTLILKKFAAESVKVVIGPLISPNAVVAGIEGKKLGITIILPAATNSALTKVSPLLFRTCFTDKQQGEAIAEFLYSTLDKKELQIVADTGNIYSSSLALYVRHKFAKLGGKTELIPIGNKTEADSLIEKFTFNTVFLPLYYESVKPIIVKSREKGLNITFVGADGWDAPELFDALKNDSTPAYFSTHYFMNNNNVAHEFDSLYMEEYNKYPNTFVALGFDAMNIILDALKNTKSLSSADIHRALLSIKEFQGVTGTFRYNGKSDPQKDVFIVKLQSGTTSLFTKIPASENKVNK comes from the coding sequence GTGTTAACCATTCTAAGCCTTCTTTTTTTTAACTCCTGTAAAGTTAAGGTTGGTGTAAATATTCCTTTAACTGGTCCTGTAGCAAGTTATGGGAAATACTGCCTTGAAGGTATCAAGTTAAAAGCTGATATATCTCCGGGAATAGAGCTTGTTGTAGATGATAATGAAGCTGACCCCAACAATGTAACTCTAATCTTAAAAAAGTTTGCAGCCGAAAGCGTTAAAGTTGTAATTGGCCCTCTTATTTCTCCTAATGCGGTAGTTGCTGGCATAGAGGGTAAAAAATTAGGAATCACTATTATTTTACCGGCAGCTACAAATAGTGCGCTTACGAAAGTCTCTCCATTGCTTTTTAGAACTTGTTTTACAGATAAACAACAGGGCGAAGCAATTGCAGAATTTTTATATTCTACATTGGATAAAAAAGAACTTCAAATTGTAGCTGATACGGGAAATATATATTCAAGCAGTCTTGCTCTGTATGTAAGGCATAAATTTGCAAAACTTGGAGGAAAAACAGAACTTATACCAATTGGCAATAAAACAGAAGCAGATAGTCTGATAGAAAAATTTACTTTTAATACGGTTTTTTTACCACTATATTATGAAAGTGTAAAACCCATTATAGTAAAATCTCGTGAAAAAGGGCTTAATATTACATTTGTAGGTGCTGATGGTTGGGATGCTCCTGAATTATTTGATGCTCTTAAAAATGATTCTACGCCTGCTTATTTTTCAACTCATTACTTTATGAATAATAATAATGTAGCTCATGAATTTGATTCTCTTTATATGGAAGAATATAATAAATATCCAAATACTTTTGTAGCTCTTGGGTTTGATGCGATGAATATAATATTAGATGCATTGAAAAATACAAAAAGTTTAAGTTCGGCTGATATACATAGAGCATTATTGTCTATAAAGGAATTTCAGGGAGTAACTGGAACCTTTAGATATAACGGAAAGTCGGATCCCCAAAAAGATGTTTTTATTGTTAAGCTTCAATCAGGGACCACTTCTTTATTTACAAAAATCCCTGCATCAGAAAACAAAGTAAATAAATAA